In Salinibacterium sp. dk2585, a single window of DNA contains:
- a CDS encoding SDR family NAD(P)-dependent oxidoreductase, protein MTDNTRRGVLVTGASRGLGRATAIAFAAAGDRVAVHYANSRAAAEETLALLAGEGHAVVAGDLADAEEARGIVDRAVAGVGPLDVLVNNAADGPSLDNQHPIDEGDWEAWRSAWEGMTRTNLLGPAHLTWAFARHLIEREAPGAIVNVGSRGAFRGEPDYPAYGATKAALHALGQSIAPRLAPHGISVASVAPGFIATERQAAKLDGPTGDALRAQSPFGRVGTPEEIAEAIVYLASPGAVWASGAILDLNGASHFRM, encoded by the coding sequence ATGACCGACAACACTCGACGCGGCGTGCTCGTCACAGGAGCCTCGAGGGGCCTCGGACGGGCCACCGCCATTGCGTTCGCTGCTGCGGGCGACCGGGTCGCGGTGCACTACGCGAACAGCCGTGCCGCGGCGGAGGAGACCCTCGCGCTGCTGGCGGGCGAGGGCCACGCTGTCGTGGCGGGTGACCTCGCGGACGCCGAGGAAGCCCGCGGCATCGTCGACCGCGCCGTCGCGGGCGTCGGCCCCCTGGACGTGCTCGTCAACAACGCGGCCGACGGCCCCTCGCTCGACAACCAGCACCCGATCGACGAGGGCGACTGGGAGGCGTGGCGCAGCGCCTGGGAGGGGATGACCCGCACCAACCTCCTCGGCCCCGCCCACCTCACGTGGGCCTTCGCCCGGCACCTCATCGAGCGGGAGGCTCCCGGGGCGATCGTCAACGTGGGGTCACGGGGCGCGTTCCGCGGTGAACCCGACTACCCCGCCTACGGCGCCACGAAGGCAGCCCTGCACGCTCTCGGGCAGTCGATTGCACCGCGGCTCGCGCCGCACGGCATCTCCGTGGCATCCGTCGCCCCGGGCTTCATCGCCACAGAGCGACAGGCAGCGAAGCTCGACGGCCCCACCGGCGACGCCCTCCGCGCGCAGAGCCCCTTCGGCCGTGTCGGCACGCCGGAGGAGATCGCCGAGGCGATCGTCTACCTTGCCTCGCCCGGGGCCGTGTGGGCATCCGGCGCCATCCTCGACCTCAACGGGGCCTCCCACTTCAGGATGTGA